A part of Hippea maritima DSM 10411 genomic DNA contains:
- a CDS encoding IS1634 family transposase, whose amino-acid sequence MLQQKAVIKNMDHLGLIAGMIDELKIAETIDDEIPSSSKSKNLSYGEATKAMILNGLGYVNKQLYLTPLFFKDKPLKRLFGRDVDFPWFNDDALGRTLDKLFEYGVSELYEKIASRALKILNLTPSTIHLDSASFHLDGKYPNQKTKEEKEKEKGKVKERNGKEEKGNNSEGKWGKGGKEEEYEPTPVFITQGYSRDHHPELNQVVLNLIVEHKAGIPIWMKPADGNKIDTQAFANIVKEHINSLKNANNTKTKVIADAALFSSKTMEEFKKNNMLFISRVPSKLKQAKEILKNHNEEEFIQLDENYQAIQYTVDYEGMKQQWVLYKSSYAKSRGDKTIKKEYQEKEKQETKLIEKLQKRAFFCEADARKAFEEKTKKLECIMISEAKLISKPKYKTRGRPKPNAKPDHYEYYWIIETKPNEEYLKQKQNQKSGLFILATNDMTLSAKELLDEYKSQQRIERGFRFLKSPEFLSDAMFLKNPKRIEAMLMIMTLSLLVYSALEYRIRSELKNQNKSFPNQLGKPIQNPTARWVFENFFAIHLLLLNGQEQIVGLENKHRLILELLGSNYMGFYGINGERGAE is encoded by the coding sequence ATGTTACAACAAAAAGCAGTTATCAAGAACATGGATCACTTAGGACTAATAGCTGGTATGATAGACGAACTAAAGATAGCAGAAACCATAGATGATGAAATACCATCATCAAGCAAATCAAAGAACCTAAGCTATGGCGAAGCAACAAAGGCAATGATCCTTAACGGTCTTGGTTATGTCAACAAGCAACTCTACCTAACTCCTCTCTTCTTCAAAGACAAACCACTAAAGAGATTATTCGGAAGGGATGTTGACTTCCCTTGGTTCAACGATGATGCACTTGGTAGAACATTAGATAAGCTCTTTGAATACGGCGTAAGTGAACTGTATGAAAAGATAGCAAGCAGGGCACTCAAAATACTGAACCTTACACCCTCTACCATACACTTAGACAGCGCAAGCTTTCATCTTGACGGTAAGTATCCAAACCAAAAGACGAAAGAAGAAAAAGAAAAAGAAAAAGGAAAAGTAAAAGAAAGAAATGGAAAAGAAGAAAAGGGAAATAACAGTGAAGGAAAATGGGGAAAAGGAGGAAAAGAAGAAGAGTATGAGCCAACCCCAGTCTTTATCACCCAGGGATACAGCAGAGACCACCATCCAGAGCTCAATCAGGTGGTTTTAAATCTTATAGTAGAACACAAAGCAGGCATTCCCATATGGATGAAGCCTGCAGATGGTAATAAAATAGATACACAGGCATTTGCCAATATAGTAAAGGAGCATATTAACTCTTTAAAGAATGCTAATAATACAAAGACAAAGGTGATAGCCGATGCAGCCCTCTTTAGTTCTAAAACAATGGAAGAGTTTAAGAAAAACAACATGCTTTTCATCTCAAGGGTTCCATCGAAACTAAAACAGGCAAAAGAGATACTCAAAAACCACAATGAAGAGGAATTTATTCAGCTTGATGAGAACTATCAGGCTATCCAGTACACAGTAGATTATGAAGGAATGAAACAACAGTGGGTTTTATACAAAAGCAGTTATGCTAAATCAAGAGGGGACAAAACGATAAAGAAAGAGTATCAAGAAAAAGAAAAACAGGAAACAAAACTCATTGAGAAATTACAAAAGAGAGCATTTTTCTGTGAAGCTGATGCAAGAAAAGCATTTGAAGAAAAAACAAAGAAGTTAGAATGCATAATGATATCAGAGGCTAAACTCATATCAAAGCCCAAATACAAAACAAGAGGACGACCAAAACCAAATGCTAAACCAGACCACTATGAATACTACTGGATTATAGAGACCAAGCCAAATGAAGAATACCTAAAACAAAAACAGAACCAAAAGAGTGGCCTTTTTATCCTTGCAACCAATGATATGACACTGTCTGCCAAGGAACTGCTTGATGAGTATAAATCTCAACAGAGAATAGAAAGGGGCTTTAGGTTCTTAAAATCACCAGAGTTTTTAAGCGATGCCATGTTTCTAAAGAACCCAAAACGCATTGAAGCAATGCTTATGATAATGACACTCTCTTTGCTTGTCTATTCTGCCTTGGAATACAGAATAAGAAGTGAGCTTAAAAATCAAAACAAATCCTTTCCCAATCAACTTGGCAAACCCATTCAGAATCCCACTGCAAGATGGGTGTTTGAGAACTTCTTTGCTATACATCTACTCTTACTTAATGGGCAAGAGCAGATTGTTGGGTTGGAAAACAAGCATAGGCTGATATTGGAACTATTGGGTAGTAATTATATGGGGTTTTATGGTATAAATGGAGAAAGAGGTGCGGAATGA
- a CDS encoding MBL fold metallo-hydrolase, which translates to MENGEILYDDGKHKFIWLGWGRLETGLIQTNQYLIIDGNKGVLLDPGGIHIFPKVVANVTKYIDLDDIDVIFFSHQDPDVSSGIPMWLSVTNANVYISDLWVRFLPHFGITDFSRIKGIPDGGQRLGDLEVIPAHFMHSPGNHIVFDSKSKILFNADIGAAVFNEGGEYLFVDKDNFNAHTALMEGFHKRYIASSNACRYYVNKVRSLSPKMIAPQHGGVFRDEAVEMFLNWLGNLKCGTDIIDELSR; encoded by the coding sequence ATGGAAAACGGTGAAATACTTTATGATGATGGCAAACATAAGTTTATTTGGCTTGGATGGGGTAGGCTAGAAACTGGATTAATTCAAACCAATCAATACCTTATAATTGATGGCAATAAGGGTGTGCTTTTAGATCCAGGTGGCATACATATTTTCCCCAAGGTTGTTGCCAATGTTACCAAATACATAGATTTAGATGATATAGATGTTATATTTTTCTCTCATCAAGACCCTGATGTCAGTTCAGGCATACCGATGTGGCTTTCTGTTACGAATGCAAATGTCTATATCTCTGATTTGTGGGTTAGATTTCTTCCTCATTTTGGTATAACGGATTTTAGCAGGATAAAAGGAATCCCAGACGGTGGTCAGAGGTTAGGGGATCTTGAAGTGATTCCGGCACACTTTATGCACTCACCTGGCAATCACATAGTATTTGACTCAAAATCAAAAATACTATTCAATGCCGATATAGGTGCCGCTGTATTTAATGAAGGTGGTGAATATCTATTTGTAGATAAAGATAACTTTAATGCCCATACTGCATTAATGGAAGGGTTCCATAAACGTTACATAGCTTCATCAAATGCGTGTCGTTATTATGTAAATAAAGTGAGATCTCTATCACCTAAGATGATAGCCCCACAGCATGGTGGCGTATTTAGGGATGAGGCAGTGGAAATGTTTTTAAATTGGTTAGGAAACCTTAAATGCGGTACAGATATAATAGATGAATTGAGTAGGTGA
- a CDS encoding methyl-accepting chemotaxis protein, whose amino-acid sequence MAVKNNMKSMNAIRKLSRGVVKSSFVSTATVESFKIISNSVEYLEDQMKTFSASLEEMEGNLKGMANNVSKINSDFEEFNLNINSISDKITERNDEIEGRKSEIDDFVNGIKSLTTVTEDINKAAGSISDIAKQTNLLALNAAIEAARVGEKGKGFAVVADEIKKLANKTDSITNNIQEILYEFNYKLTSTVERVESVKEFLDQLRGDFNEFAETFIKINESSNEIAESLNENSLAINEHAEVIDDLTNRIVKIYELLSSIIKIINTLQDVNLKIEQLVKL is encoded by the coding sequence ATGGCAGTAAAGAATAATATGAAATCAATGAATGCCATAAGAAAGCTTTCAAGGGGTGTTGTAAAGAGCTCCTTTGTATCAACTGCCACCGTAGAAAGTTTTAAAATTATATCTAACAGTGTAGAGTATTTAGAAGATCAGATGAAAACATTTTCTGCCTCTCTTGAGGAAATGGAAGGTAACCTTAAGGGTATGGCGAATAATGTATCAAAGATAAACTCAGACTTTGAGGAGTTTAATCTAAATATAAACTCTATCTCGGACAAGATTACAGAAAGAAATGATGAAATAGAGGGAAGAAAGTCGGAGATAGACGATTTTGTAAATGGTATAAAGAGTCTAACCACCGTTACCGAGGATATAAATAAAGCTGCAGGCAGTATATCTGATATTGCAAAGCAAACTAACTTATTGGCATTAAATGCTGCAATCGAGGCAGCAAGAGTCGGCGAAAAAGGCAAGGGTTTTGCCGTTGTAGCTGATGAGATAAAGAAACTTGCAAACAAGACAGATAGCATAACAAACAATATTCAGGAAATTTTATACGAGTTTAACTACAAACTAACAAGCACTGTAGAAAGGGTTGAATCGGTTAAAGAATTCTTAGATCAATTAAGAGGGGATTTTAATGAATTTGCAGAGACTTTTATCAAAATTAATGAGAGTTCAAATGAAATAGCAGAATCGCTAAATGAGAATAGCTTAGCTATAAATGAGCATGCAGAGGTTATAGATGATTTGACCAATAGGATAGTTAAAATATACGAGTTATTGAGTAGCATTATTAAAATAATTAACACACTTCAAGATGTAAACTTAAAGATAGAACAACTTGTTAAGCTTTAG